The Haloarcula sp. H-GB4 genome segment GCTTTTCGGATGTCCTCGTTCAGTATCGACGCCTCGGTGAGCACGGCGAAGTGATCGACCTTCTGACTCCCGTCCCCAAGCAGATACAGCGGATTTGCGCCCTCCCGCTCGGCGAGGTCGTGGCTGAGTTTGACGCCGAGGAAGTTCACCCGGTCAGTGACGTAGTTCTCGGCGTCGGCCATCGGTGCGTGGATGCCCCGGTCCGGCGTCACGTCGTGCTCTCGCTTGCCGTCGGTTCGCAGAACGCTGTAGGCGAACTGCACGTCCGTGTTGACGAACTCGCCCGTCCCGCCCGCGGGGTCATCGAGACGTTGCTGCATGGTCGGCACCTCAATGTCCGGTTTCCGGTCGAACGACCACGACTCGCTGTCGGGAGACTGGTGGGGCCAGAGCCGCACCGTCGGCCCGTACACCGTCGCCGGGCCGCCGTCAGCCACCTCGCGCTCGACGGTTCGGAGCTGTATGGCCGTGTTCCGGTCGGCCGGAGCCAGCGCCAGCAACGTCCCGTCGTCGGCAAGCGCCTCGACGTACCGGTAGAGGGTCGCCACCGCGTCGTCGAGTTCGCTGAGGACGTTGCCGAAGATGATGAGGTCGTAGCCCTCGGTGTCGGTGTCGCTGTCATCGGCACCGCCACCGCTGTCGTCGCCGACAAGTGGCGACGACGGGTCGAATTCCTCGGCGAGCGTTCGGTGGATCTCCCAGCGGACGTTCTGGCCGCTGTCGTCCAATAGGCTCTCTAGCACGTCCGCAGCGGCACTCGGCTCGACGGCGTGGTAGTCCAGCAGGGCGTCGTCGGGGAGCAGGTCGCGCAGGGCGAGCGCCGGGCCACCGACGCCGGCCCCCACGTCCAGCACTCGGAGCTGTGACGGGAGCAGGCCGTCAGCGGCGAGGTCTGCGAGGACGTACTTCGCCACGGCGTAGTAGTCTGGCAGGTGGTAGACGGCGTAGCCAAGCGCGCTCAGCTCGTCGTATTCGACGGCTTGCCCCTGCAGGTACCGCTCCTTGATGTCGCGGATGCGTTCCCTGAGTTCGTCACCGCTGTCACCGCTGTGCCACTCCAGCCCGCCCCACTCTGTCAGCAGGTCGATGACCTCCTGTTCGTAGCTGTCGGGGAATTGGTCGACGCCGTCGAAGTCCACCGAGAGCCGTTCCTCGGGCGCCGGGACGAAGGTTCCGTCTTCCTGTTCGACGATGCCAAGGTCGAACGCCTCCTCTCGAAGTACCTGCTTGACGACGGCGGGGTGGGGCTGGCCCTCAACATATTCGTGTAGCTCCTCTGGGTCCAGCGGCCGGACGTTCCGGAGGTACTGGGCGTTGTCGCGTATCTGCTGGCGTGTGTCCTGGTTCATGAGAGTTGCTCGTAGAGCCGCTCGAAGGTATCTGCGTCGGCGTCGGCGAGTTCGCTGGCGGCGTCGGCGACCGCGTCCGCGCCGTCGAATGTCCGCTGAATATCGGAATACACCCGCGGGTCGCCGCCGGTGACCTGCTCGACGAGGTCGAACAGGCCTGCCGAAATCGGCGTCTGAAACCGGTCAGGCACGTCGGCGGCGGCCATCGCGAACGCGAGTACGGCGGCATGGGCGCTGGCCTGGACCGTTTCCATGGCTTCGTCGTGCTCTGCCGCCGTCGTCTCGAAGCAGTTGTTCCCGGCTGCGGTGAGTGCGTCGACGACAGCCTCGGCGTCGGGACCCGACGCGTCGGCGACGACGGCGACGTTCCCGGGCGCATTCTCGGGGGCAAACAGTGGGTGCAGGCTGAGTCGTTGGCCATTGGGCATCGCGTCCCGCATTGCTGCGACAGGGCCTGCCATGCTCCCCGTTACGTCAACGATTGCATCCGTAGCACACGGCGCGAACTCGTTGATAGCCGTCTCGGCGACGGGCATCGGCACCGCGATACAGACAACATCGAAAGTCTCAGCCGCGTCGCTGGCGACAGCGCGCCCGCCGACCGCGTTCGCAGCGGCTTCAGCGGCCGACTGGTCAAGGTCGGTGAAGGCGACGGTCACGTCGGCGTGGGTTTGGACCATACGTGCGAACCACTGGCCCATCGCGCCGGCGCCAACGACGAGGACGTTCATCGGCCCAGCGTAGCCCGTCCCGTCTCAAAAGCCGTTCGGTCACACGCCTGCTCGCCGCGACACCGCAGGTGACGATAGTCGGGTAGACAGCCGTCGAACAGCCCGCTGTGGTCCGGTTTCCCCCTCCTAAACGCTTATCCGTCGGCCCTGAGAGAACGGTGACATGAAGCGCGTTCGATTCCGTGATACTGGGGGGAACGTTCGCGGCGGTCGCTGGACCGTCGAGGACGGCGAGCCCGTCGTCACCGCCGCCGCCGGACCGTACGGCCGTATTGCGTTCGGCGACGAATCCTATGACCCCGACGAGGTAGACATCCTCCCGCCCTGCGAGCCGACGAAAGTCGTCTGTATCGGGCGCAACTACGCCGACCATGCCGAGGAGATGGACTCGGACGTCCCGGACCGGCCGATGCTGTTTCTCAAAGCCCCGAACGCCGTCGCGTCCCACGGCAAGCACCTCACGATGCCCTCGGGGAAGGAACGCATCGACTACGAGGCCGAACTCGGCGTCGTCATCGGCGAGCAATGCCGGAACGTCAGCGAATCGGGCGCGATGGACGTCGTCGCGGGCTACACCTGCGTCAACGACATCTCCAACCGCGACGACCAGCGGCGGGAACAGAACTGGGTCCGCGGGAAGGCCTTCGACAACGCCTGCCCGATCGGCCCGCTCGTGGCCACACCGGAGCACGTCCCGGAGGACGCCAGCATCGAACTCCGACTGAACGGCGAGACGAAACAGTCCTCCTCCCGCGAGCACCTCATCTTCTCCGTCCCCAAGCTAATTGCGGAGATAACTTCGTACATGACCCTAGAGCCCGGCGATGTCATCGCCACAGGGACGCCAGAAGGGGTCGGCCCGATGGAGGACGGCGACAAAGTCGAAGTCGAAATCGAAGGTATCGGGACGCTCAAACACAGCGTCAAAATTCCATAGGCGGCCAGTCGGTTGGTTCCGACGCTATTCCACGACGATTGCGCCTCTCATCCCCAGGCCCTTATGCGGTTTACACGAGTACAGGTGGGTTCCAGTTTCCTCGAAGGTGTGCTCGTAGGCACTCCCCTCGTCGGTGACGAGTTCCGAGTCGAGCGGGCCATCGCCTTTCGAGACGATATTGTGAGGACCACCGTCACCTGTCCAGTCCCAGCGGACGGTCGTCTCAGTTGATATTTTCAGGGCAGGGGGGTCGAATGCGAACTGACCACCATTACCCTCGGCACCGACTGTAACAGTTGTAGTATCAGTGTCGGTACGGTCGGCAATGGTGCCATCGAAGTTACTCGCCGCTGCGAGCCACTCGTCGACAGTGTCGTTACCTGAGGACGGTGGCTCTTTCACAATAATCGCACCCTTCATCCCATCGTCGCGATGGGGTTCAGAGACGTAGCGATACTCGCCGGTCTCCTCGAAAATGTAGTGATACATTGTCCCGGACTGCGCGTTTGTCCGGCCGCTGTCGAAGGTACCATCGAGTGCGACGACGTTCTGCTGGCCACCGTGGCCAGTCCAGTCCCATCGAACTGTTGTCATTGGTGGAACCTCAATGACAGGCGGGTCGAACGCCAGTCCGCCGTCCGTTTCCTGACCAACCCAGATCGTTGGCCGGGACTGGGGGCCGAACCTGCGGGGTTCGCCGTCGTAGCCGTTGGCATCATCAAGCCAGTCGTCAAGCGACTCGGGCGTCGATTCAGGTGTTTCGGTTGGTGTCGCAGTTTCAGTTGCCGTCGCGGTTTCGGTTCCGGTTTCGGCTGCTGGTTCTGAACTACTTCCCGAAGACACGCACCCGGCGGTAACGGCAAGCGCTGTCAACCCTGTGCCTGTAAGAAACTGTCTGCGAGTGGAGGGCCGTTGCATAGCAAGCTAGTTGTTGTTATTCGGTGATAGAAAAGTGGGTGTGCCCTTTCCAGATTCTGGAAACAAACAGTCGCCCTTTATCTAAGGGTGGTTTATGTTTCCGACACTGACTGGAAGCGGCTGTCGGGGCACCGCGGGATATCGTGGGCGCAATATCCCACAGGTTTCACATCGCTGGCCCGTCATATCGAGATCGAACCGCCCGCAGAACTACCTCCACACGTCCCCTGAAGGGTCCGCCGTGGCACACAACGACTCGAGCAAGACACAGGCGCTGTTCGACGCCCTCGCCGACCCTGACTGTCGCGACATACTCAGGGTGCTCGACGAGCCGTTGCCAGCCAAGGAGGTTGCCTCGGTCTGTGATCTGCCCCAGACAAGCACCTACCGGAAGCTCGAACAGTTGAGTGAGGCTGAGCTGGTCGCCGAGGAAACAAAGGTGCGTCCCGATGGCCATCACGCGACGGCGTACGTCCGGGACTGTGACGGTGTGTTTGTCGGTGTCGACGACGATGGCGTGCTCGAGGTTAACGTTCTGCCGGCTGAGGAACGGCCGAGTGACCGGCTCGCACTCCTATGGTCACGCGTCAGTGAGGAACTATGAACGGAGATATCCCACTCATTGTCATCGGATTCAAGACTGTGACAGTGTTGCTTGGCGGGCTTATTACTTACTTTGCCGCTCGCGCAGCGTTGAGAACGAGGGCGACCGGACTCACATATCTCGCCGTCGGGTTCGCGACCGTTACTGTCGGGTCGCTCATCGCCGGCGTCGCGGACCAGCTGTTCGGTCTGAGTACCAACGCTGCACTGATCTTCGAGAACGCGCTCACTGCGGTCGGCTTCGCGGTCATCACGTATTCGCTGTACGTCACCAGTCGCTCCGCGCTAGTGACCCGATAAAATCTGCCGGACAGCTATCCGTTACTCGACGACGACTGCGCCGACCATCCCGAGCGCCTTGTGCGGGACACAGTTGTAGAGGTAGGTGCCGGTTTCTTCGAACGTGTACTCGTAGGTGTTTCCTTCCTCTGAGACTGCCGAACCCGAGTCGAGCGGGCCGTCGCCCTCGGACTTGACGTTGTGGCCGGCCCCTTGGCCGGTCCACTCCCAGACGACCGTCGTTCCGGTCGAGACGTTAATTGCCGGCGGATCGAAG includes the following:
- a CDS encoding prephenate dehydrogenase/arogenate dehydrogenase family protein — encoded protein: MNVLVVGAGAMGQWFARMVQTHADVTVAFTDLDQSAAEAAANAVGGRAVASDAAETFDVVCIAVPMPVAETAINEFAPCATDAIVDVTGSMAGPVAAMRDAMPNGQRLSLHPLFAPENAPGNVAVVADASGPDAEAVVDALTAAGNNCFETTAAEHDEAMETVQASAHAAVLAFAMAAADVPDRFQTPISAGLFDLVEQVTGGDPRVYSDIQRTFDGADAVADAASELADADADTFERLYEQLS
- a CDS encoding small ribosomal subunit Rsm22 family protein, which translates into the protein MNQDTRQQIRDNAQYLRNVRPLDPEELHEYVEGQPHPAVVKQVLREEAFDLGIVEQEDGTFVPAPEERLSVDFDGVDQFPDSYEQEVIDLLTEWGGLEWHSGDSGDELRERIRDIKERYLQGQAVEYDELSALGYAVYHLPDYYAVAKYVLADLAADGLLPSQLRVLDVGAGVGGPALALRDLLPDDALLDYHAVEPSAAADVLESLLDDSGQNVRWEIHRTLAEEFDPSSPLVGDDSGGGADDSDTDTEGYDLIIFGNVLSELDDAVATLYRYVEALADDGTLLALAPADRNTAIQLRTVEREVADGGPATVYGPTVRLWPHQSPDSESWSFDRKPDIEVPTMQQRLDDPAGGTGEFVNTDVQFAYSVLRTDGKREHDVTPDRGIHAPMADAENYVTDRVNFLGVKLSHDLAEREGANPLYLLGDGSQKVDHFAVLTEASILNEDIRKADYGDLLSFENALVLWNDDEEAYNVVVDGETVVDRAR
- a CDS encoding halocyanin domain-containing protein is translated as MSSGSSSEPAAETGTETATATETATPTETPESTPESLDDWLDDANGYDGEPRRFGPQSRPTIWVGQETDGGLAFDPPVIEVPPMTTVRWDWTGHGGQQNVVALDGTFDSGRTNAQSGTMYHYIFEETGEYRYVSEPHRDDGMKGAIIVKEPPSSGNDTVDEWLAAASNFDGTIADRTDTDTTTVTVGAEGNGGQFAFDPPALKISTETTVRWDWTGDGGPHNIVSKGDGPLDSELVTDEGSAYEHTFEETGTHLYSCKPHKGLGMRGAIVVE
- a CDS encoding fumarylacetoacetate hydrolase family protein, whose translation is MKRVRFRDTGGNVRGGRWTVEDGEPVVTAAAGPYGRIAFGDESYDPDEVDILPPCEPTKVVCIGRNYADHAEEMDSDVPDRPMLFLKAPNAVASHGKHLTMPSGKERIDYEAELGVVIGEQCRNVSESGAMDVVAGYTCVNDISNRDDQRREQNWVRGKAFDNACPIGPLVATPEHVPEDASIELRLNGETKQSSSREHLIFSVPKLIAEITSYMTLEPGDVIATGTPEGVGPMEDGDKVEVEIEGIGTLKHSVKIP
- a CDS encoding helix-turn-helix domain-containing protein produces the protein MAHNDSSKTQALFDALADPDCRDILRVLDEPLPAKEVASVCDLPQTSTYRKLEQLSEAELVAEETKVRPDGHHATAYVRDCDGVFVGVDDDGVLEVNVLPAEERPSDRLALLWSRVSEEL